A single Pantoea rwandensis DNA region contains:
- a CDS encoding GntR family transcriptional regulator translates to MKSETGQKTAADLNDRDEPIYQALLTAIVEHQLPPGSKLPEEALSEVFGVSRTGIRKVLQRLAAVQMITLSPRRGAQVATPGVDEARDIFATRSLLECANLPAVLAHVQPPHLAALSTLIEEEQQAHGQHDGAAAIRLSAAFHIQLQAISGNQVLTDMVTRLTQRSSLVIAAYGAPWQRGCRCDHHDRLVDLLRQKDLPALTAALQHHFEHIVASLHFERSGETLPDFTRLFSGHNGAAS, encoded by the coding sequence ATGAAGAGCGAAACAGGCCAGAAAACGGCGGCCGATCTGAATGATCGCGACGAACCCATCTATCAGGCGTTACTCACCGCTATTGTGGAACATCAGCTGCCACCGGGCAGTAAATTGCCAGAAGAGGCACTATCAGAAGTGTTTGGTGTGAGCCGAACCGGCATTCGCAAGGTGCTGCAGCGCCTCGCCGCGGTGCAAATGATCACCCTGTCGCCCAGGCGTGGTGCACAAGTGGCCACGCCGGGCGTTGATGAGGCGCGCGATATCTTTGCCACACGCAGCTTACTCGAGTGCGCCAATTTGCCCGCGGTGCTGGCTCACGTGCAGCCACCGCACCTTGCTGCCCTGAGCACACTCATTGAGGAAGAGCAGCAGGCACACGGACAGCACGATGGCGCAGCGGCAATTCGGCTCTCTGCGGCTTTTCATATTCAGCTACAGGCGATTTCCGGTAATCAGGTGCTGACGGATATGGTGACGCGCCTGACACAGCGCTCATCATTAGTGATTGCCGCCTATGGTGCGCCCTGGCAGCGCGGATGTCGTTGCGATCATCATGATCGGCTGGTGGATCTACTGCGACAGAAAGATCTTCCCGCGCTTACCGCAGCCTTACAGCATCATTTCGAACATATCGTGGCGAGCCTGCATTTTGAGCGCAGCGGCGAAACGTTACCCGATTTCACCCGGTTATTTTCCGGTCACAATGGAGCTGCATCATGA
- a CDS encoding NCS1 family nucleobase:cation symporter-1 yields the protein MPNHSEVTSGVASGANAHYSPRLCNEDLAPTRDQNWSWYNIFSFWMSDVHSMGGYVVAASFFTLGLASWQVLLCLLVGICIVQLCANLVAKPSQMAGVPYAVISRQAFGVFGANIPAVIRGLIAFAWYGIQTYLAANALMLVLLKFFPSLSGMTQSSWLGLSQLGWCCFGVMWFLQAMVFWHGMSAIKRFIDVAGPAVYVVMVALAGWIVYKTGFDGISFTLASKQLSTGEQTWQMITATALVVSYFSGPLLNFGDFSRYGKSMGEIRRGNRWGLPFNFLLFSIVTVVIVSGTQSLFGRMITDPIETVSMVGNDVAVAIGLLTMIIATIGINIVANFVSPAFDFSNCSPQKISFRTGGMIAAVGSVLLTPWNLFQSPELIHYTLDVLGSFIGPLFGILVADFYLIKRSKVYVDDLFDDTPKGRYWYRGGFNPKAIAALLPSVGICLVISFIPSLHAVANFSWFIGVALGAGCYRWLARADREVSVGTYRQEVAVQKD from the coding sequence ATGCCAAATCATTCTGAAGTGACCTCCGGGGTGGCCTCTGGAGCCAACGCCCACTACAGTCCACGCCTGTGTAACGAGGATCTGGCGCCGACGCGCGACCAGAATTGGTCGTGGTATAACATTTTCTCTTTCTGGATGTCGGATGTGCACAGCATGGGCGGCTATGTGGTCGCCGCCAGCTTCTTTACCCTGGGACTGGCGAGCTGGCAGGTACTGCTTTGTCTGTTAGTGGGTATCTGCATCGTGCAGCTGTGTGCCAATCTCGTCGCCAAACCGAGTCAGATGGCAGGCGTACCTTACGCGGTGATTTCACGGCAGGCATTCGGCGTGTTTGGTGCCAATATCCCCGCGGTGATTCGCGGCCTGATCGCCTTCGCCTGGTATGGCATTCAAACCTACTTAGCTGCCAACGCACTAATGCTGGTGCTGCTGAAGTTCTTCCCTTCACTGAGTGGCATGACGCAAAGCAGCTGGCTGGGATTATCTCAACTGGGCTGGTGCTGTTTCGGTGTGATGTGGTTCCTGCAGGCCATGGTGTTCTGGCACGGCATGAGCGCGATTAAACGCTTTATCGATGTGGCGGGTCCGGCTGTCTACGTGGTGATGGTGGCGCTAGCGGGCTGGATTGTATACAAAACCGGCTTTGACGGTATCTCCTTTACGCTGGCCAGCAAGCAGTTGAGCACTGGTGAGCAAACCTGGCAGATGATCACCGCCACCGCATTAGTGGTCTCCTATTTCTCCGGTCCACTGCTCAACTTTGGTGACTTCTCTCGCTACGGCAAAAGCATGGGGGAAATCCGCCGGGGTAACCGCTGGGGCCTGCCGTTTAACTTTCTGCTGTTCTCGATTGTCACCGTGGTGATCGTGTCGGGTACGCAGTCGCTGTTCGGCCGCATGATTACCGATCCGATTGAGACCGTGAGCATGGTTGGCAATGATGTCGCCGTCGCGATTGGTTTACTCACCATGATTATCGCCACTATCGGCATCAACATCGTGGCAAACTTTGTTTCCCCGGCGTTCGACTTCTCAAACTGCTCACCGCAGAAAATCAGTTTCCGTACCGGCGGAATGATTGCCGCAGTGGGTTCTGTACTGCTGACGCCATGGAATCTGTTCCAGTCACCGGAGTTGATTCATTACACGCTGGATGTGCTGGGCTCCTTTATCGGACCGCTGTTTGGCATTTTGGTGGCCGATTTCTATCTGATTAAGCGCAGCAAGGTTTACGTGGACGACCTGTTTGATGACACGCCAAAGGGACGCTACTGGTATCGCGGTGGCTTTAACCCGAAAGCGATTGCTGCACTGCTGCCGTCGGTAGGTATTTGCCTGGTGATCAGCTTTATTCCGTCACTGCATGCTGTTGCAAACTTCAGCTGGTTTATTGGTGTGGCATTAGGTGCGGGTTGCTATCGCTGGCTGGCACGCGCCGATCGTGAAGTCTCTGTGGGTACTTACCGTCAGGAAGTGGCGGTGCAGAAGGATTGA
- the dnaQ gene encoding DNA polymerase III subunit epsilon — MSTANNRQIVLDTETTGMNMIGVHYEGHRIIEIGAVEVINRRLTGNNFHMYLKPDRLVDPEAFGVHGIADEFLADKPMFADIADEFLEYIRGAELVIHNASFDIGFMDYEFGMLKRDIGKTDTFCQVTDSLAMARKMYPGKRNSLDALCNRYEIDNSKRTLHGALLDAEILAEVFLMMTGGQTSLAFSADVDQNSQNTGDNIQRIVRPSSGLRVVNASDDEIIAHESRLDLVLKKGGSCLWRA, encoded by the coding sequence ATGAGCACTGCAAATAACCGCCAGATCGTCCTCGATACCGAAACCACCGGCATGAACATGATCGGTGTGCACTATGAAGGACATCGCATCATTGAAATCGGTGCGGTTGAGGTCATTAACCGTCGCCTGACCGGCAACAACTTCCATATGTATCTCAAGCCCGATCGGCTGGTGGATCCGGAAGCCTTTGGTGTACACGGTATTGCCGATGAGTTTCTTGCCGATAAGCCCATGTTTGCAGACATCGCTGATGAATTCCTGGAATACATCCGTGGTGCGGAGTTGGTGATCCACAACGCCTCGTTCGATATCGGCTTTATGGACTATGAGTTTGGCATGCTGAAGCGCGACATCGGCAAAACCGACACCTTCTGTCAGGTGACGGATAGCCTGGCGATGGCGCGTAAAATGTATCCAGGCAAGCGCAACAGCCTTGATGCGCTCTGTAATCGTTACGAAATCGACAACAGCAAACGAACGCTGCACGGCGCATTGCTCGATGCCGAAATCCTGGCGGAAGTGTTCCTGATGATGACGGGCGGCCAAACTTCGCTGGCCTTCTCCGCGGATGTCGATCAGAACAGCCAAAATACCGGCGATAACATCCAGCGCATTGTGCGTCCGAGTTCAGGATTACGCGTGGTCAACGCCAGCGATGATGAGATCATCGCACATGAAAGTCGTCTGGATTTGGTGCTGAAGAAGGGCGGAAGCTGCCTGTGGCGTGCCTGA